The following DNA comes from Lentibacillus sp. Marseille-P4043.
AAAAAAGATCCTGATAAGCTCGTAGATTCGATTCAGCTTGTTTTGCTATATCATCATTTTCTTCGATCATTGGAGATCCGTCTGATTGCTCACATATAAACTGAATTCGCTCTGTTGAAATATAATCGAATCGGACTTGTTTCAATTGCTCAATGGCCTTTAATACTTCCTCAAGATTATCTTTTTCCTTTATAAAATGGAGTAGCTCTAGAAAATCTTTCTCTTTTCCGATATAATACTGTTGATAGATATTTTTAATATGGGTTGGTGCCTGCTTCATACATTGACTTTGATTCAGGGCACCTTTTTTCTTTTCAAATGTTTTCAAATAGTGATAGATATCCATTTCCCACTGATGAATCCCCCAATTTCGAGGATGGGCCGCCACAAATTCACCATCAATAAATATTCGAATATGCTCTGCCCCTACCTTGGCACGGATATATTTCCCCACATGTCCCTCAGGGACAGAATAGTGATTTTGTTTAATCACAATGGTACTGTATTTATCTACTCGGCATTCAACCAATTCTGCTGCGTCAAATGGGTGAATTGTATTCTTTTTCACTGTCTTTTTCTCTTTTTTCAACAGGTCGATATGCTTTTCCTTATATTCATGATGCAGTCGCTGGTTCAATGTTTGTAATACAGTAATTAAATGTTGATTAGCTTCTGTTATGTTTTCGAACTTGTATATGGATGAAAATGCCTTCCGCCGTATAAACTCGACACTTCGTTCTACATGCCCTTTTTCATTTCCTTTTCTCGCTTCACATAATCGGATACGAAATTGATAATAGTTCGAGATCTGGATCATTGGGTCCGTGATCGTTTTTGCGTTACCAATAAATGATTTCACCACTGTTCGCATGTTGTCGTAAGTAAAGACTGCTGGTATAAAATCCAAGTGTTCGATCAGTTTCGCATGTACGTCCAATACACATATTTGAGTTTCCGATTCATATAATCTCGCAAACCGATAATTACTATATGGCAACGTAAAAACAGCTAGCGAATAACTTCCTATCTTTCCATCTATCTCTAATTTCACTTCTCCCCAATCAAATTCAACCTCTGCACCTGGTTCACAATACTTGCGAATAAACACTTCTCTCTTCTTCTCCGTTTCTTCATTCACATAATTTCTAACCGTTGTATAGCCGATGTTATACCCTTCGTCTCGTAATGCTTCATACATATCAATCATTTTCATTTGTTGTTTAGCCATGTAATGTTGTTTTTTCCATTCATTTTCAGCAATGAATTGTTGTAACTTCGCTTGTATTTCCTCTGTAAGG
Coding sequences within:
- the istA gene encoding IS21 family transposase, producing MNMKQEIIKRYLNGESQRSISKATKVARNTIKKYIAKFEESKQQDIRQLPIPEDIMSAPTYKPRISKKRVLTEEIQAKLQQFIAENEWKKQHYMAKQQMKMIDMYEALRDEGYNIGYTTVRNYVNEETEKKREVFIRKYCEPGAEVEFDWGEVKLEIDGKIGSYSLAVFTLPYSNYRFARLYESETQICVLDVHAKLIEHLDFIPAVFTYDNMRTVVKSFIGNAKTITDPMIQISNYYQFRIRLCEARKGNEKGHVERSVEFIRRKAFSSIYKFENITEANQHLITVLQTLNQRLHHEYKEKHIDLLKKEKKTVKKNTIHPFDAAELVECRVDKYSTIVIKQNHYSVPEGHVGKYIRAKVGAEHIRIFIDGEFVAAHPRNWGIHQWEMDIYHYLKTFEKKKGALNQSQCMKQAPTHIKNIYQQYYIGKEKDFLELLHFIKEKDNLEEVLKAIEQLKQVRFDYISTERIQFICEQSDGSPMIEENDDIAKQAESNLRAYQDLFYTTEGVV